In Methanofollis fontis, the following proteins share a genomic window:
- a CDS encoding NosD domain-containing protein: protein MNIPLRSLLLAACLLFIAACAPVSADVMNGSVIHVPGDYPTVGAAIDAAADGDTILIASGTYTENVNVTKRLGIAGDGMPVIDAGSAGSAVTVSADGVSITGIAATGSGDVCSGDPEPADAGFMVCSDDVRLLNCSAVDNGGHGIYVLGASNFTVESTTSSGNGYHGLRMEESDLLAVSGCEVDGNGNHGLLIRGCSDVTVTECAVTDNGVHGLRLYDCENLSLTGNLISGSGVHGINAEEMDACVFGANTITGNGNHGLIIQSWNGYCTGITVSDNTLTDNGGMGLFLYLVDDADVIGNTATENGKLGLRLWSVTNTTLSGNVMAENTRDFGYRSADPSPGNRIDTTNTAGGRPVYYLEGESGRTIDASTDAAVVCCVGCSDITVEGLAFVDNLNGVNFIHTDDSTVRDCTFTNIGRSIEIFSGTNLAVEDNAVSTSGTSCYALILDQVSASSIASNAFDLVDGRIVVNGSSALSMQQNTILSDGGNAYFMHVDESLLSRNVLNFSDAGVYYENFSNNTVYENDFCIKPPALPAMLPAEAECQDKGQKGCGSGEGCSLRSADDAEIPIPEASLRLLNADDQGESGNVWNSTEPVAYRYDGTLHDSHLGNHWSTYNGSDLDNDGIGDTPVDLGSLGEDDRPLMHSFTEYIGPVTIHVPEEAASIQQAITMAKDGDSIVVAAGTYNESVVINRSVTLTGVGMPVISSDDGVYLSTDGAVFEGFTVTGNATETVGIDIEAADSVVRDTVVTGTLIGIGVGDSGNLTLSNNTMTNNTYNFGYLDTDPSPGNSIDTSNTVDGRPVVYLEGASDVEIGPDAGAVVCVGCTDVLVDGLALSDSYVGCAFFSCTDVAVINTTAETCCYGAVAIGSENVAIVDSLISAGFAGLIAIDSEGVLVDALSIEALEAGLMLSGCDGCVVVDSAVTAELIGMEMADSACLSVFGSTVGGYVGVLGVEIENCSLTGNTVSGYIVGGALLGMDNSSVTKNTFSGYLPLSGSGTDTAVYLNSMLFSEPMEPEMTESVCSQADMPAWSGCEWLDGYYQEQSPFFTGQAAFPRQEAVEDSGLLWNSPEERTYRYNGSVHTNFTGNYWSTYNGTDSNGDGIGDEGFEIVENLTDSYPLMERFEGYAAPLALFEAVPTTGAAPLTVRFTDTSANEPDTWSWAFGDGAVSAEEDPVHTYTQTGTYTVLLNVSNAYGADTITGTVTVTAASGGGGSSSSSSAGSASSLSAGTPAVIPFRSGTTPVSAVEITPAGSIPSVLVTADSVSLPSDVPVPSGEVYDCLQIQVYHATDDEIASGVIDFSVSKAWLDERNLSPEDIAVWRYHDGVWERLKVEVTGESGDAFTFRAETPGFSYFAITALPEKAPVVAENVTPAATLAPAEPVETAETLPPATQKSPLVFAPIAALGALLVLRRR from the coding sequence ATGAATATACCCCTGCGATCCCTGTTATTGGCGGCGTGCCTCCTGTTCATCGCCGCATGTGCGCCGGTTTCTGCTGATGTGATGAATGGATCTGTGATCCATGTGCCCGGTGATTATCCAACGGTCGGAGCGGCGATCGACGCCGCCGCCGACGGCGACACGATCCTCATCGCCTCTGGAACCTATACCGAGAACGTGAACGTGACAAAACGCCTCGGCATTGCCGGCGACGGGATGCCGGTGATCGATGCCGGCAGTGCGGGCAGCGCCGTCACGGTGAGCGCCGACGGGGTGTCTATCACCGGTATCGCCGCCACCGGTTCGGGTGACGTTTGCAGCGGCGACCCAGAACCCGCCGATGCCGGGTTCATGGTCTGCTCCGATGACGTCCGTCTCCTGAACTGTTCTGCCGTCGACAATGGCGGTCACGGGATCTATGTCCTCGGGGCGTCGAACTTCACGGTCGAATCCACCACCTCATCGGGGAATGGATATCATGGACTCCGCATGGAGGAGAGCGATCTCCTGGCGGTGAGCGGGTGCGAGGTCGACGGCAACGGCAACCATGGTCTGCTGATCCGGGGATGCAGCGACGTAACGGTGACTGAGTGCGCCGTCACCGATAACGGTGTCCATGGTCTCCGTCTCTATGACTGCGAAAACCTCTCCCTCACCGGCAACCTGATATCGGGCAGCGGTGTCCATGGCATAAACGCGGAAGAGATGGATGCGTGCGTCTTCGGCGCGAATACCATCACCGGCAACGGCAACCATGGTCTGATCATACAGTCCTGGAATGGGTATTGTACCGGGATCACCGTCTCCGACAACACCCTGACGGATAATGGGGGGATGGGGCTCTTCCTCTACCTGGTCGATGACGCCGATGTGATCGGCAACACCGCCACCGAGAACGGCAAACTCGGTCTCAGGCTCTGGAGTGTCACCAACACCACGCTCTCGGGCAATGTGATGGCGGAGAACACCCGCGACTTCGGCTACCGGAGCGCCGATCCCTCCCCCGGCAACCGGATCGACACCACCAACACCGCCGGCGGCAGACCGGTCTATTATCTGGAGGGCGAATCGGGTCGCACCATCGACGCCTCGACCGATGCCGCCGTCGTCTGCTGTGTCGGGTGCAGCGATATCACGGTGGAGGGGTTGGCGTTTGTCGATAACCTGAACGGTGTCAATTTCATCCACACCGACGACTCCACCGTCAGGGACTGCACCTTTACCAATATCGGCAGGAGCATCGAGATCTTCTCCGGGACCAACCTCGCCGTCGAGGATAATGCCGTTTCGACCTCAGGAACCAGCTGTTATGCCCTGATCCTGGACCAGGTCTCGGCGTCCTCGATCGCCTCCAATGCCTTCGACCTGGTGGACGGCCGCATCGTTGTCAATGGTTCATCCGCCCTTTCGATGCAGCAGAACACGATTCTCTCGGACGGTGGCAATGCCTACTTCATGCATGTCGACGAGTCCCTCCTCTCCCGAAATGTGCTGAACTTCTCGGACGCCGGTGTGTATTATGAGAACTTCTCCAACAACACCGTCTATGAGAATGATTTCTGTATCAAGCCGCCCGCTCTTCCAGCCATGCTCCCCGCAGAGGCGGAATGCCAGGATAAAGGGCAGAAAGGGTGCGGCAGCGGTGAAGGCTGCAGTCTGAGATCCGCTGACGATGCAGAGATTCCGATCCCCGAAGCCTCTCTCCGCCTTCTGAACGCCGACGATCAGGGCGAGTCGGGGAATGTCTGGAACTCCACCGAACCGGTCGCCTACCGCTATGACGGCACCCTCCACGACTCCCATCTCGGGAACCACTGGAGCACCTACAATGGCAGTGATCTGGACAATGACGGTATCGGAGACACACCTGTTGACCTCGGATCACTTGGAGAGGACGACCGCCCGCTGATGCACTCGTTCACCGAATACATCGGACCGGTGACCATCCATGTGCCGGAAGAGGCGGCGAGCATCCAGCAGGCGATCACGATGGCGAAGGACGGTGATTCAATCGTGGTTGCAGCCGGCACCTACAACGAATCGGTCGTGATCAACCGGAGCGTCACGCTCACCGGTGTCGGGATGCCTGTCATTTCATCGGACGATGGCGTCTATCTCTCCACGGACGGCGCCGTCTTCGAGGGTTTCACTGTCACCGGCAATGCCACAGAAACCGTCGGGATTGATATCGAAGCCGCCGACAGTGTTGTACGGGACACCGTGGTGACCGGCACCCTGATCGGCATCGGGGTTGGGGATTCCGGCAACCTCACCCTCTCGAACAACACGATGACGAACAACACCTATAACTTCGGATATCTCGACACCGATCCCTCCCCCGGCAACAGCATCGATACCTCCAACACCGTCGACGGGCGCCCGGTCGTCTACCTTGAGGGCGCCTCAGATGTCGAGATCGGTCCCGACGCCGGCGCCGTCGTCTGTGTGGGCTGTACCGATGTGCTGGTGGACGGACTGGCGCTGTCGGATTCCTATGTCGGGTGTGCGTTCTTCTCCTGCACCGATGTGGCCGTGATCAACACCACGGCTGAGACCTGCTGCTATGGGGCGGTCGCTATTGGATCAGAGAATGTGGCGATCGTCGATTCCCTGATTTCAGCCGGATTTGCTGGTCTGATCGCTATCGATTCAGAGGGTGTTCTTGTGGATGCTCTCTCCATCGAGGCTCTGGAAGCAGGACTGATGCTTTCAGGCTGTGACGGGTGCGTTGTCGTGGACAGCGCCGTCACTGCAGAGTTGATTGGGATGGAAATGGCAGACAGCGCCTGCCTGAGCGTATTTGGTTCCACAGTTGGGGGCTATGTGGGTGTTTTAGGCGTAGAGATTGAGAATTGCAGCCTGACCGGGAACACGGTCTCCGGATATATTGTTGGAGGGGCGTTACTTGGCATGGATAACTCCTCGGTGACTAAAAACACCTTCTCCGGGTATCTCCCGCTGTCGGGTTCGGGAACGGACACCGCTGTCTACCTGAACAGCATGCTCTTCTCCGAACCGATGGAACCCGAAATGACGGAGTCCGTCTGTTCGCAGGCCGATATGCCGGCCTGGAGCGGATGTGAATGGCTGGATGGGTATTACCAGGAGCAATCTCCCTTCTTCACCGGACAGGCGGCGTTCCCCCGCCAGGAAGCGGTCGAGGATTCAGGCCTCCTCTGGAACTCTCCTGAGGAGCGGACCTATCGCTACAACGGCAGTGTCCACACCAATTTCACCGGCAACTACTGGAGCACCTACAATGGCACCGACTCAAACGGCGACGGCATCGGGGATGAGGGCTTTGAGATCGTGGAGAACCTCACCGACTCCTACCCGCTGATGGAGCGTTTTGAGGGATATGCGGCCCCTCTGGCCCTGTTTGAGGCGGTGCCGACCACCGGCGCCGCCCCGCTGACCGTGCGGTTCACCGACACCTCGGCAAACGAGCCCGACACCTGGTCCTGGGCGTTCGGAGACGGCGCCGTCTCCGCAGAAGAGGACCCGGTGCACACCTATACACAGACCGGCACCTATACCGTTCTCCTGAACGTCTCCAATGCCTACGGCGCCGACACCATCACCGGCACCGTCACGGTGACGGCGGCATCAGGCGGGGGCGGGAGTTCCTCGTCCTCCTCGGCGGGGTCGGCGAGCAGTCTCTCTGCCGGCACGCCTGCGGTGATCCCCTTCAGGTCAGGGACCACCCCGGTTTCTGCGGTGGAGATCACCCCCGCCGGGAGCATCCCGTCGGTGCTGGTGACGGCCGATTCGGTCTCCCTCCCCTCAGATGTCCCGGTTCCCTCGGGTGAGGTCTATGACTGCCTCCAGATCCAGGTCTATCATGCCACCGACGACGAGATCGCCTCCGGCGTGATCGATTTCTCGGTCTCAAAGGCATGGCTGGATGAGCGCAACCTCTCCCCTGAGGACATCGCGGTCTGGCGCTATCATGACGGCGTATGGGAGCGCCTCAAAGTGGAAGTGACCGGCGAGAGCGGTGACGCCTTTACCTTCCGGGCCGAAACACCGGGCTTCTCGTATTTCGCCATCACCGCCCTGCCGGAGAAGGCCCCGGTCGTAGCAGAGAATGTGACGCCGGCGGCGACGCTGGCGCCTGCAGAACCGGTGGAGACGGCAGAAACCCTGCCCCCGGCGACACAGAAGAGCCCGCTTGTCTTTGCTCCCATAGCGGCGCTCGGCGCCCTGCTGGTGCTCAGGCGGAGATAA
- a CDS encoding ABC transporter permease encodes MGSVGQFFLISAVRNLRRHSVRSGLAVLGIVIGVLAIGALGILGANLITLFSGLVADVSDTVVVTPHLAAASGDPFDPRSALATGISEADYNRIARAAGANTAIPLIQTAEMMKKGSEGGFVPVIVLPREDMPLLLTVAAGGWPGGSGILLGSNLAEEFEVRAGARVTIGDEEVRIAGVLEERGLAIDINPDYAVVVTEDWYFDRHGEEAYDRVVIKVGDLDDIPAVKAAVKEQMNRRKEVVDVMDSREILELYYQTYDAISIFLLGIGGVALLVAGVSILNVMIISVTQRTHEIGIMRSLGALRREILLMFLYEALILGIAGSLLGGALSAGAGLVITASVAESIFAGYGTIPEGIGAEGVRAILIGMGFGTATSLLSGVYPAWKAAHLDPIEALHYE; translated from the coding sequence GTGGGGTCGGTCGGGCAGTTCTTTCTGATCTCCGCGGTGCGCAACCTGCGCCGCCACAGCGTGCGCTCCGGGCTTGCCGTGCTCGGGATCGTCATCGGGGTGCTCGCCATCGGGGCGCTCGGCATCCTGGGGGCGAACCTGATCACGCTCTTCTCCGGTCTTGTGGCCGACGTCTCGGACACGGTGGTCGTCACCCCCCACCTCGCCGCCGCATCGGGCGATCCCTTCGATCCCCGTTCAGCGCTTGCCACCGGGATTTCCGAGGCGGATTATAACCGCATCGCCCGTGCAGCAGGGGCGAACACCGCCATCCCCCTCATCCAGACTGCCGAGATGATGAAAAAAGGGAGTGAAGGCGGATTTGTGCCGGTGATCGTGCTGCCGCGGGAGGACATGCCGCTCCTGCTCACCGTCGCCGCGGGTGGATGGCCCGGCGGTTCCGGGATCCTGCTCGGCAGCAACCTTGCCGAGGAGTTCGAGGTGCGGGCGGGCGCACGGGTCACCATCGGGGACGAGGAGGTGCGGATCGCCGGCGTGCTGGAGGAGCGGGGGCTCGCCATCGACATCAACCCCGATTATGCGGTGGTGGTGACCGAGGACTGGTACTTCGATCGCCACGGCGAGGAGGCCTACGACCGGGTGGTGATCAAGGTCGGCGATCTCGACGATATCCCGGCGGTGAAGGCGGCGGTGAAGGAGCAGATGAACCGCCGCAAGGAGGTGGTGGACGTCATGGACTCCCGCGAGATCCTGGAGCTCTACTACCAGACCTATGACGCCATCTCCATCTTTCTCCTGGGAATCGGGGGGGTGGCGCTGCTGGTGGCCGGGGTATCGATCCTGAACGTGATGATCATCTCGGTCACCCAGCGGACGCACGAGATCGGGATCATGCGTTCCCTGGGCGCCCTGCGCCGGGAGATCCTGCTGATGTTCCTCTACGAGGCCCTTATCCTGGGCATTGCCGGCAGCCTTCTCGGCGGCGCCCTCTCCGCAGGGGCGGGCCTCGTGATCACCGCATCGGTGGCGGAGAGCATCTTCGCCGGATACGGCACCATACCGGAGGGGATCGGGGCGGAAGGGGTCAGAGCGATCCTGATCGGCATGGGGTTCGGCACCGCCACAAGCCTCCTCTCCGGGGTCTATCCGGCATGGAAGGCAGCGCACCTCGACCCGATCGAGGCGCTGCATTACGAATAA